attttgaaaatgagaaagatccctacttaaaaaatatcttgtaatacatcatccgataatatcatctggttgaaaataatcgactaaaaacatgaAGGGCATCAATATgtagaaatagaaagcattgaaataatcgctaaagttttttttcattaaaaactcaatagaatattcaatcgaatattcggccgaatattcgtttggccgaatagctCAAAAGGCCACTATTCGGTACGATCTCTAtgcataatattgaaaattcaaaagtaatcaaaaagttgaaaacttgaggcatatttagttttttttaccattttttccaaattagtTAAACCATTGAAATATGAGTGTAAAGAAGTGGTTGctcaaaaataaagtttccTTGATATTTAAATACGTTTCTCAAAATCCTTAGAGTACAAATAAAGTTCTACAAACTAAAGACACTTGAAGTAATTAAACAAGTCCAAGTTTGTGGAATTCGGATAAGTGATTGACaagttatggctgtttgaacttttaggaacgattttttttttaagctggGCTATAAAGTGTTaacattttatttacatacaaaTGTTGCCAAACATAGCTGACCGCAATGTATTTTCAGCCTTTTTACACATGATTTACCTGAGAAACACTGACCACCGCGATTATTTAAATTAGAAGGCAGAGCGCATCCCGCATTTAGGACGGAACACATGTTACTGGATCCATGAATAGCGTGGCGACGTCAAATCAAAACACCGATgctgtaaatattttgaaagttttccacCCCGAAGTTTATCTCCCACCCAGTGCCAAGTTTAGGTTAGAAAAAGCACTTGAATCGGAAAcatgaaaacaaatatttaaacgcCGCATTTAATAGTGAATTGGGAAAGATTGTTGAAAATTcaaccaattttattttgaattaatttaacTGTTAGGTTCTTACATAATTGACCTCAATATTTTTATCAGGAAACTCAAGTTAACACAATTGATTTGAAGAACTTGAAAATAAGAGACTGACAATCTTATTGTGAAATaatgacaaattaaaaactgtCCTAGTAGAGCATCTGCATAATAAATCCACATGATGTTCAATAAATATagtatattaattttttttcttctgaaataaATCATCGCTAAGAAACTGTCACTTGATTGATACCTTCATAGGCTATATAAAAGGCCCCCTTTTGTATATAGAAATCAGTTGAACAAAATGagttcgtttaatttttttcttgtttcgttaTCAATAGCTGTTGTTTTCAATTCAATCCCAATTAGAGCATATTACACAAAAAATTATTGCGAAAAGCATATTTGTCCATCACCGACCATGACGCATATCGGCTGCGACACGGACAGAGTAAGTGGAAATTATTTAACAGTTTGAAGAgattattttgaacaaaatatttaaaagggtAGATGAACacttaatttttcagcaatttgCAAAAACATGTACCGGCCATCGACTGGTTCCAATGTCTACCAAAAGACAAAAAGTCATTCTAATGACACATAACCGTTTGAGAAACAACATAGCTAATGGCGAAATTACTGGATACCAAAAGGCAGCCAATATGTCAATGCtggtaatttaaaattatctaaatttatcaatttatccACAAGATTTCTTACAACAGCTTTGGGACGATGAACTTGCCTATCTGGCAGAACTGAACGTCAAACAATGTGACACCAAACATGATCAATGCCGCAGTACAGGTGGTGTAAATTCCATAGACATTTAGTATTTAGAACGTATTTTCATAAACTACATGTTTACAGAGCGTTTCAAATATGCTGGACAAAACATCGGGCTTAGCTGGAACAGCAGACGTTTGGCTAATTACGGTTCTCTGCTAAAACGAATTGTAAAGAAGTGGTTTTTCGAACATAAAGATGCCTCCATGGAATACATCAATTCGTTCAAGTTTCGCAGCGATAAAAAGCCGTAATAGAAGCTCTGTGAGTTGGaagttttgaatatattttaatgcaaaataaccTCTTAAAGGATCGGTCACTTCACTGCAGTAATTCAAGATCAGTCGACCCACATTGGATGTGCGACCGCCGTTTACGATAAGGTACGCCACGTAGATGGAGAGGATCTTTCAGGAAAGGAATTTCTACTCACCTGCAATTACGCGATAGGGAACATCAATGATTATCCCGTGTACATCACTGGGCAGCCCTGCAGTAAATGTCCGACAAGAAAGTGCCACAGTGTTTACAAATCACTTTGCGAGTCCTAGAGTTATTTAAagtaactatttgaaaaaaaaaatcaatttcttgaaaaataaagtttgaactCGCATTTAAAGGGTGTCtaacataaaatttcatcattttgcaatcGCTGTAAAAATCACCCATTATTTTTCCTGTATTTCttaatttgaagtaaaaaattatCACATGAAGAGCAACGGCGCAAATGCATGATGTgcaaacttcagaaaaatactcAACTCTTTCAACTGGAAGTAGGAAAACAAATTGAAGTCGGGCTGCAGCTGTTGGTTTTGTGATTAAACGTAATAATGCAGTtctgaaaatccaaaaattaaaagaataattCTTATTAAGGTTCGACTGGTTGTTTGTTGTTATGACCCACAAGATTGTGAATAcagtttgaatccaaaactcTATATTTCTATCAGGCAACGAGTTTAGACTCTATATGAAAAACTTCACCCACAGAAgaaaggttgcaaaatttcaataccgCTCTACGTTAACTctgtgccaaaaatgcgctgaaacaagcattgtaccaaagatgatatggtTGGAAAAGCAATACTAGCATAATGCCTCGAGCTCCaatgcaaaatgatgcatgaccactacattcaagcgaaacaagaaaaacatttcatgggaAAAAAAGAGTGCCGTCGGGAAGCACATCCTGGCAATGCtatacaaaccgtatggagcacatctctcagatttcccctcagatttccccttttttgacagatttaagcttttttcttcagatttgagctttcatctcctatgctctcaaggcaaaaaaagcttaaatctgaggaaaaaaaagcttaaaaacgagattcaccaacacttagttaaaagatgttggtcacacgatacatagacaaatcctgtatcatTGCAGGGACCTGTCGGGAAGTGAGTATCGAGATCGCAACACTATTTCTATGTCGTCTTGCCAATCCGATATCTTAACCAACATACTACTTCTGCTAGATGAAGAACGAGGGATAATTGTCATAGTCTTTCTGCCACGCAACGGTCAATCCTTCGTTGGTTTTTCCATCCTCCTTTCTTGTGATGGGATGGGAAGGgacgtgaaaacgtttttattttgttcctttCAGCCAAACGCAATGCTATCGCGCTGGGAGGACATTTTCAGCGATAACAAATCGTATCAGCGCCAATGGCGTTCACACCTTAAACCAATAACGTTGAAATATagagaactcatgattggagtaaaggtAAAGGTTGAATCGTGGGTGTACTGggccaattttcatcaatttaattCGAATCATCTTAATATGTAGCTACTCTTTTGTTATCAAGTTTGTATACTTTTGGTGGCATCGCTAAATTTGAGATCAATAAAAATTGC
This sequence is a window from Uranotaenia lowii strain MFRU-FL chromosome 3, ASM2978415v1, whole genome shotgun sequence. Protein-coding genes within it:
- the LOC129758042 gene encoding antigen 5 like allergen Cul n 1-like codes for the protein MTHIGCDTDRQFAKTCTGHRLVPMSTKRQKVILMTHNRLRNNIANGEITGYQKAANMSMLLWDDELAYLAELNVKQCDTKHDQCRSTERFKYAGQNIGLSWNSRRLANYGSLLKRIVKKWFFEHKDASMEYINSFKFRSDKKPIGHFTAVIQDQSTHIGCATAVYDKVRHVDGEDLSGKEFLLTCNYAIGNINDYPVYITGQPCSKCPTRKCHSVYKSLCES